One region of Micromonospora ureilytica genomic DNA includes:
- a CDS encoding PPOX class F420-dependent oxidoreductase, whose amino-acid sequence MSKPPLPEAAVAMLQKPNPAVMTTLRNGGQPVSAATWYLWEDGRILVNMDESRRRLEHVRNDPRVSLTVLDEAGWYTHVSIIGHVAELRPDEGLADIDRLSKHYTGNAYPRRERARVSALIEIDRWHGWGAQKDNNQVG is encoded by the coding sequence ATGTCCAAGCCACCGCTTCCCGAGGCCGCGGTCGCCATGCTCCAGAAGCCGAACCCCGCCGTCATGACCACCCTTCGCAATGGTGGCCAGCCGGTGTCCGCCGCCACCTGGTACCTGTGGGAGGACGGCCGGATCCTGGTGAACATGGACGAGAGCCGCCGCCGCCTGGAGCACGTCCGCAACGACCCGCGGGTGTCCCTCACAGTGCTCGACGAGGCCGGCTGGTACACCCACGTCAGCATCATCGGGCACGTCGCCGAGCTGCGCCCCGACGAGGGCCTGGCGGACATCGACAGGTTGTCGAAGCACTACACGGGCAACGCGTACCCACGGCGGGAACGTGCCCGGGTCAGCGCCCTGATCGAGATCGACCGCTGGCACGGTTGGGGCGCGCAGAAGGACAACAACCAGGTCGGCTGA
- a CDS encoding DUF2267 domain-containing protein, which yields MEYEDFVNAVATRAKVSTDQAATLTRATLETLGDRISAGQAESIAYQLPGGLDDHLRKPPPLRREEHARSFGLDEFVRRVADHPAIDRALAGAGVSAVLTTLREAVSRDEFEDAVAQLPKEFRQVIEPVGAGDRQRRGS from the coding sequence GTGGAGTACGAGGATTTCGTCAACGCCGTGGCCACGCGGGCAAAGGTGTCGACCGACCAGGCGGCGACACTCACCCGCGCCACGCTGGAGACATTGGGAGATCGGATCAGCGCCGGCCAGGCTGAGAGCATCGCCTATCAGCTTCCCGGAGGGCTTGACGATCACTTGCGTAAACCGCCACCGCTCAGAAGGGAGGAACATGCCAGATCGTTCGGGCTCGACGAGTTCGTGCGGCGGGTGGCGGACCATCCCGCCATCGATCGTGCGCTCGCCGGTGCCGGGGTCAGCGCGGTGCTCACCACGCTACGTGAGGCTGTTTCCCGTGACGAGTTCGAGGACGCTGTGGCCCAGCTTCCGAAGGAGTTCCGGCAGGTGATCGAACCGGTGGGTGCCGGTGACAGGCAGCGCCGCGGCTCGTAG
- a CDS encoding NAD-dependent epimerase/dehydratase family protein produces MSESALPRRVVVTGATGKLGRAVVAHLRAVGVDVLAVDRAGGRDPRDVNGEFLLVDLTDYGQVVEAFTGGADEHAGGVDAVVHLAAVPAPGLMSNATTFANNSAATYNVFAAARAAGIKRVVWASSETVLGLPFDTPPPYAPVDEEYAPRPESTYSLNKALEEEMARHFCRWDPELVMVGLRFSNVMDVEDYAPFPSFDADPQLRRWNLWGYIDARDGAQAVERALAHDQPGADVFVIANADTVMTRSSASLMAEVYPGVEIRKELGEHETLLSIDKARRVLGYEPQHSWRDHVDVL; encoded by the coding sequence ATGAGCGAATCCGCACTCCCCAGGCGTGTCGTCGTCACCGGCGCCACCGGCAAGCTCGGCCGTGCCGTGGTCGCCCACCTGCGCGCCGTGGGCGTCGACGTGCTGGCGGTGGACCGCGCCGGCGGTCGTGACCCGCGCGACGTGAACGGCGAGTTCCTGCTTGTCGACCTGACCGACTACGGGCAGGTGGTGGAGGCGTTCACCGGGGGCGCCGACGAGCACGCGGGCGGCGTCGACGCGGTCGTGCACCTGGCGGCGGTCCCGGCCCCCGGGCTGATGTCGAACGCGACCACCTTCGCGAACAACTCCGCCGCGACGTACAACGTGTTCGCCGCCGCCCGGGCCGCCGGAATCAAGCGGGTCGTGTGGGCGTCGAGCGAGACGGTGCTCGGGCTGCCGTTCGACACCCCGCCGCCGTACGCGCCGGTCGACGAGGAGTACGCGCCACGGCCCGAGTCGACGTACTCGCTGAACAAGGCCCTGGAGGAGGAGATGGCCCGGCACTTCTGCCGGTGGGACCCGGAGTTGGTCATGGTGGGTCTGCGCTTCTCCAACGTCATGGACGTCGAGGACTACGCGCCGTTCCCCTCGTTCGACGCCGACCCGCAGCTGCGCCGGTGGAACCTGTGGGGCTACATCGACGCCCGCGACGGTGCCCAGGCGGTCGAGCGCGCGCTCGCGCACGACCAGCCCGGTGCCGACGTCTTCGTCATCGCCAACGCCGACACCGTCATGACCCGGTCCAGCGCCAGCCTGATGGCCGAGGTCTACCCGGGCGTCGAGATCCGTAAGGAGCTGGGTGAGCACGAGACGTTGCTCAGCATCGACAAGGCCCGCCGGGTGCTGGGGTACGAACCGCAGCACTCCTGGCGGGACCACGTCGACGTGCTGTAG
- a CDS encoding glycoside hydrolase family protein produces the protein MRATGQGEADAARGNRGAHADPRRGLLGRLPIGARRLLWPLVVAAVVAVLVTGVIVVVQPTGPTPAPAATQALDTPPPASPQPGAPSPTTPAATTSPAGATPTPTPTAKPTTGRPVAPAAPAVTSKRKGVGVWTFDGVSQALANSGASWYYTWDVAHSGVTSPTGTEFVPMIWGAKSVTAANLQQAKKNGRHLLGFNEPDLKGQAEMTVEQALELWPQLQATGLPLGSPAVAWGGDRPGEWLDRFMAGAKQRGYRVDFIALHWYGGDFTTANAVNQLKSYLQGVHDRYKLPIWLTEFALIDFSNGVRFPTQAQQAAFLTAATRMLGGLSWLQRYAWFGLPATDKDQTGLFRTGSTATAVGRAYQAAR, from the coding sequence ATGCGCGCAACCGGCCAGGGTGAAGCGGACGCCGCGAGGGGAAACCGAGGCGCTCACGCGGACCCCCGACGCGGGTTGCTCGGCCGCCTTCCCATCGGTGCACGGCGGCTGCTGTGGCCACTCGTCGTGGCGGCAGTGGTCGCCGTACTGGTGACGGGTGTGATCGTGGTGGTGCAACCGACCGGGCCGACGCCCGCCCCGGCGGCGACGCAGGCGCTCGACACGCCGCCGCCCGCGAGCCCGCAACCCGGCGCACCCAGCCCGACCACGCCCGCCGCCACGACGAGCCCGGCGGGGGCGACCCCGACGCCGACGCCGACGGCGAAGCCGACAACCGGGCGTCCGGTCGCTCCGGCCGCCCCGGCGGTGACCTCGAAGCGCAAGGGCGTCGGGGTGTGGACCTTCGACGGTGTCAGCCAGGCGCTGGCCAACTCCGGGGCGAGTTGGTACTACACCTGGGACGTGGCCCACTCGGGCGTCACCAGCCCGACGGGCACCGAGTTCGTCCCGATGATCTGGGGGGCGAAGAGCGTCACCGCCGCCAATCTGCAACAGGCCAAGAAGAACGGCCGCCACCTGCTCGGGTTCAACGAGCCGGACCTGAAGGGTCAGGCGGAGATGACAGTCGAGCAGGCGTTGGAGCTGTGGCCGCAGTTGCAGGCCACCGGCCTTCCGCTGGGCAGCCCGGCGGTGGCCTGGGGCGGCGACCGGCCGGGCGAATGGCTCGACCGGTTCATGGCCGGGGCGAAGCAGCGCGGCTACCGTGTCGACTTCATCGCCCTGCACTGGTACGGCGGCGACTTCACCACCGCCAACGCGGTCAACCAGCTCAAGTCGTACCTCCAGGGCGTGCACGACCGGTACAAGCTGCCGATCTGGCTCACCGAGTTCGCCCTGATCGACTTCTCCAACGGCGTTCGCTTCCCCACCCAGGCACAGCAGGCCGCCTTCCTCACCGCGGCCACCCGGATGCTGGGTGGCCTGTCCTGGCTACAGCGGTACGCGTGGTTCGGCCTGCCCGCCACCGACAAGGATCAGACCGGCCTGTTCCGTACCGGCAGCACCGCGACCGCCGTGGGCCGCGCCTACCAGGCGGCGCGCTGA
- a CDS encoding carbohydrate ABC transporter permease: MNNRRSLRARVAIYGLICLLAIPFVFPTWWMVTSSFKPVSDIFAFPPSLIPTELSFSAYRRVFELQPFAQQYLNSAYIAAVVTVGTLAVSSLAGYAFARIRFRGQHALFLVVLVGLLIPSEVTIVPLFQMFNSVGLIDTHWPLILVPTLGAPSVLATFIMRQFFITLPSELEEAARVDGLGRLATFWRIALPLARPALGAVAIFTFLHSWNLYLEPIVFLSTPEKFTLPQALTQFVDAYGGPMWDVQLSAASMTALPVLVVFVIAQRQFIEGLAHTGLKG; encoded by the coding sequence ATGAACAATAGGCGGTCGTTGCGGGCCCGGGTGGCGATCTATGGGCTGATCTGCCTGCTGGCGATCCCGTTCGTCTTCCCGACCTGGTGGATGGTCACCTCGTCGTTCAAGCCGGTCAGCGACATCTTCGCGTTCCCCCCGTCGCTGATCCCCACCGAGCTGAGCTTCTCGGCGTACCGGCGGGTGTTCGAGCTGCAACCGTTCGCCCAGCAGTACCTCAACAGCGCGTACATCGCCGCGGTGGTCACCGTCGGCACCCTCGCGGTGTCGTCGCTGGCCGGCTACGCGTTCGCCCGCATCCGGTTCCGCGGTCAGCACGCGCTCTTCCTGGTGGTGCTGGTGGGCCTGCTGATCCCGAGCGAGGTGACCATCGTGCCGCTGTTTCAGATGTTCAACTCGGTCGGCCTGATCGACACCCACTGGCCGCTGATCCTGGTGCCGACGCTCGGCGCGCCCAGTGTGCTGGCCACCTTCATCATGCGGCAGTTCTTCATCACCCTGCCCAGCGAGTTGGAGGAGGCCGCCCGGGTGGACGGGCTGGGCCGGCTGGCGACCTTCTGGCGGATCGCGTTGCCGCTGGCCCGCCCGGCCCTCGGCGCGGTGGCGATCTTCACCTTCCTGCACAGCTGGAACCTGTACCTGGAGCCGATCGTCTTCCTGTCCACCCCGGAGAAGTTCACCCTGCCGCAGGCGCTTACCCAGTTCGTCGACGCGTACGGCGGCCCGATGTGGGACGTACAACTCTCGGCGGCCTCGATGACGGCGCTGCCCGTCCTTGTGGTGTTCGTCATCGCGCAACGGCAGTTCATCGAGGGCCTCGCCCACACCGGCCTGAAAGGATGA
- a CDS encoding carbohydrate ABC transporter permease, translated as MPVLMDDVAGRAEPRPAPGGATGSPRRGWWTSRRRDQLAGLLFVTPQLVGTALFVLLPLGLVVWYSLHEWNVLADTFDFVGTENYRELIDDPKLPGVLRSTLFFSVGLVVFNLALALLLAVLLNQRLRGTVVFRTLFFSPVVVSLVAWTIVWGFLLQDNGGVNGVAGAVGLDGPNWLRGEWTALLSVIVVQVVKNVGLNMVLFLAALQGVPAELYEAARVEGASRWTQFRRITVPLISPTILLTSIITVVGALQVFAQIAVLTQGGPGTSTTVLVYYLYQQAFQFHQFGYGSTLSVLLFLIVLTLTVVQWRMRRKWVFHEQ; from the coding sequence ATGCCGGTCCTGATGGACGACGTGGCGGGTCGGGCTGAGCCCCGGCCCGCCCCGGGCGGCGCGACGGGGTCGCCGCGACGCGGGTGGTGGACCAGTCGTCGGCGTGACCAGTTGGCTGGCCTGCTCTTCGTGACCCCACAGCTGGTGGGCACGGCCCTCTTCGTGCTGCTGCCGCTGGGCCTGGTGGTCTGGTACAGCCTGCACGAGTGGAACGTGCTCGCGGACACCTTCGACTTCGTGGGCACGGAGAACTACCGCGAGCTGATCGACGACCCGAAGCTGCCGGGCGTGCTCCGGAGCACGCTGTTCTTCTCCGTGGGCCTTGTCGTGTTCAACCTCGCCCTGGCCCTGCTGCTCGCGGTCCTGCTCAACCAGCGGCTGCGCGGCACTGTGGTGTTCCGGACGCTGTTCTTCTCACCTGTGGTGGTCTCGCTTGTCGCCTGGACGATCGTCTGGGGTTTCCTGCTCCAGGACAACGGTGGCGTCAACGGGGTGGCCGGCGCGGTCGGCCTGGACGGCCCCAACTGGCTACGCGGCGAGTGGACCGCGCTGCTGTCGGTGATCGTCGTCCAGGTGGTCAAGAACGTCGGCCTCAACATGGTGCTGTTCCTCGCCGCGTTGCAGGGCGTCCCCGCCGAACTCTACGAGGCGGCCCGGGTCGAGGGCGCGAGCCGGTGGACCCAGTTCCGTCGGATCACCGTGCCCCTGATCAGCCCGACCATCCTGCTGACCTCGATCATCACAGTGGTCGGCGCACTACAGGTCTTCGCCCAGATCGCCGTGCTCACCCAGGGCGGACCGGGCACCTCGACCACAGTGCTCGTCTACTACCTCTACCAGCAGGCCTTCCAGTTCCACCAGTTCGGGTACGGGTCGACGCTGTCGGTGCTGCTGTTCCTGATCGTGCTGACGCTTACCGTCGTGCAGTGGCGGATGCGCAGGAAGTGGGTCTTCCATGAACAATAG
- a CDS encoding ABC transporter substrate-binding protein, producing the protein MRKRLTAVVALAAMLGLSACGGGDSADSDGPVSLRMTTWSANEAHLKLFNEIAAEYQSSHPNIAKITFDPIPFESYTTTLTTQIAGGNPPDLAWVLENAAPDFVSSGALLPLDETLRKTDGYAFDELAPAATKLWQADGKLYGYPFSTSPFGIFVNTDLVKAAGAKSPAELIATNAWTWENAVTTASAVAAGTGKAGLVVRDFDYKGWDNLSTIWTGWGAQAWSADGKTCGFNATEMVDAMTFLHRAIFTAKALPGPGTAADFFAGEAGMTITQISRASLLEKQKFGWDLVPLPAGPKGAYSVIGQGGMGVLKKGKHADAAADFLAFLTNPANSAKLAQFFPPPRTPLLTAATLAKTNPLLKPAQLQSVVIDGIANGVVKPNHTGQAELSQAVRSALDPMWKADADVRAVLDGVCSAINPLLAK; encoded by the coding sequence ATGAGGAAACGGTTGACGGCCGTCGTCGCGCTCGCCGCGATGCTCGGCCTGAGCGCGTGCGGCGGCGGCGACAGCGCCGACTCCGACGGCCCGGTCTCGCTGCGGATGACCACCTGGTCGGCGAACGAGGCACACCTGAAGCTGTTCAACGAGATCGCGGCGGAGTACCAGAGCAGCCACCCCAACATCGCGAAGATCACGTTCGACCCGATCCCGTTCGAGAGCTACACCACCACGTTGACCACCCAGATCGCCGGCGGAAACCCGCCCGACCTGGCCTGGGTCCTGGAGAACGCGGCTCCCGACTTCGTCTCCTCCGGCGCGCTGCTGCCGTTGGACGAGACCCTGCGCAAGACCGACGGGTACGCCTTCGACGAGCTGGCGCCGGCCGCGACCAAGCTGTGGCAGGCCGACGGCAAGCTCTACGGCTACCCCTTCTCCACCTCACCGTTCGGCATTTTCGTCAACACCGACCTGGTCAAGGCCGCCGGCGCGAAGAGCCCCGCCGAGCTGATCGCCACCAACGCCTGGACCTGGGAGAACGCGGTGACCACCGCCTCGGCGGTGGCCGCCGGAACGGGCAAGGCGGGCCTGGTGGTACGGGACTTCGACTACAAGGGCTGGGACAACCTCTCCACGATCTGGACCGGCTGGGGCGCCCAGGCGTGGAGCGCGGACGGGAAGACCTGCGGCTTCAACGCCACCGAGATGGTCGACGCGATGACCTTCCTGCACCGGGCGATCTTCACCGCGAAGGCGCTGCCCGGCCCGGGTACCGCCGCCGACTTCTTCGCCGGCGAGGCCGGCATGACGATCACCCAGATCTCGCGGGCCTCGCTGCTGGAGAAGCAGAAGTTCGGTTGGGACCTGGTGCCGCTGCCGGCCGGCCCGAAGGGTGCCTACTCGGTGATCGGTCAGGGTGGCATGGGTGTGTTGAAGAAGGGCAAGCACGCCGACGCCGCCGCGGACTTCCTGGCCTTCCTCACCAATCCCGCCAACTCCGCCAAGCTGGCGCAGTTCTTCCCGCCGCCGCGTACCCCGCTGCTCACCGCCGCGACGCTGGCCAAGACCAATCCCCTGCTCAAGCCGGCGCAGTTGCAGAGCGTGGTGATCGACGGGATCGCCAACGGGGTGGTGAAGCCCAACCACACCGGGCAGGCCGAGCTGAGCCAGGCCGTGCGGTCGGCGCTGGACCCGATGTGGAAGGCCGACGCGGACGTGCGGGCCGTGCTCGACGGGGTCTGCTCGGCGATCAACCCGCTGTTGGCGAAGTAG
- a CDS encoding FAD-dependent oxidoreductase, whose protein sequence is MQAEVLIVGGGLGGVAAALAALRAGRSVVLSEEYDWLGGQLTSQAVPPDEHSWVEQFGVTASYRRLRDGIRDYYRAYYPLTDRARQATALNPGAGHVSRLCHEPRVAVAVLEAMLAPYRGAGRLRLLQPYLPVGADTDGDRVTGVTLAHRDSGEQVHVVAPYVLDATETGELLPLTGTEYVTGFESRGETGEPSAPDEAQPENMQAFSVCFAVDHVDGDHTIDRPARYDFWRAYQPPFWGDRMLSFRSPNPRTLEISERSFTPNPDDDPWLVMADQRLSPGDGNLWTFRRIAARRSFVPGSYDSDICLVNWPMIDYFEQPLIDVPDPAHQIAAARELSLSVLYWLQTEAPRADGGTGFPGLRLRGDVTGTGGISTGGDVAHSGLAQAPYIREARRIRAEYTVVEQDLSLAVRGDKGAASYPDAVGVGMYRIDLHPSTGGDNYVDVASCPFEIPLGALIPRRVENLLPAGKNIGTTHITNGSYRLHPVEWNIGEVAGLLADFCLARRVTPRAVRYTPGLLAEFQNRLADEGVELRWPDIAGY, encoded by the coding sequence ATGCAGGCCGAAGTTCTGATCGTCGGCGGCGGACTCGGTGGCGTCGCCGCGGCCCTCGCCGCGCTACGCGCCGGCCGTTCGGTGGTGCTCAGCGAGGAGTACGACTGGCTCGGCGGTCAGCTCACCAGCCAGGCCGTACCGCCCGACGAGCACTCCTGGGTCGAGCAGTTCGGTGTCACCGCCAGCTACCGCAGGCTGCGCGACGGCATCCGGGACTACTACCGCGCCTACTACCCGCTCACCGACCGGGCCCGCCAGGCCACCGCGCTCAACCCGGGGGCCGGGCACGTGAGCCGGCTCTGCCACGAGCCACGGGTCGCGGTGGCGGTGCTGGAGGCGATGCTCGCGCCGTACCGGGGAGCCGGCCGGCTGCGGCTGCTCCAGCCGTACCTGCCGGTCGGGGCCGACACCGACGGCGACCGGGTGACCGGGGTGACCCTGGCGCACCGGGACAGCGGCGAACAGGTGCATGTCGTCGCACCGTACGTGCTGGACGCCACCGAGACCGGCGAACTGCTGCCGTTGACCGGCACCGAGTACGTCACCGGCTTCGAGTCGCGGGGCGAGACCGGTGAGCCGAGCGCGCCGGACGAGGCGCAGCCGGAGAACATGCAGGCGTTCTCGGTCTGCTTCGCGGTCGACCACGTCGACGGTGACCACACCATCGACCGGCCGGCCCGGTACGACTTCTGGCGGGCGTACCAACCGCCGTTCTGGGGCGACCGGATGCTCTCCTTCCGCTCACCCAACCCGCGCACGTTGGAGATCTCCGAGCGCAGCTTCACCCCCAACCCGGACGACGACCCGTGGTTGGTGATGGCCGACCAACGGCTGAGTCCGGGCGACGGCAACCTGTGGACGTTCCGCCGGATCGCCGCTCGGCGCAGCTTCGTCCCGGGCAGCTACGACAGCGACATCTGCCTGGTCAACTGGCCGATGATCGACTACTTCGAACAGCCGCTGATCGACGTGCCGGACCCCGCCCACCAGATCGCCGCGGCCCGGGAACTCTCCCTGTCGGTGCTCTACTGGCTGCAGACCGAGGCGCCCCGCGCCGACGGCGGGACCGGCTTCCCCGGGCTGCGACTGCGCGGTGACGTCACCGGCACCGGCGGCATCAGCACCGGCGGCGACGTCGCGCACAGCGGTCTGGCCCAGGCCCCGTACATCCGTGAGGCGCGGCGCATCCGCGCCGAGTACACGGTCGTCGAGCAGGACCTCTCCCTGGCGGTACGCGGAGACAAGGGCGCGGCCAGCTACCCGGACGCGGTCGGCGTCGGCATGTACCGGATCGACCTGCACCCGTCCACGGGCGGGGACAACTACGTCGACGTGGCCTCGTGCCCCTTCGAGATCCCACTCGGCGCACTGATCCCCCGACGGGTGGAGAACCTGCTGCCCGCCGGGAAGAACATCGGCACCACCCACATCACCAACGGTTCGTACCGCCTGCACCCCGTGGAGTGGAACATCGGCGAGGTCGCCGGTCTGCTCGCGGACTTCTGCCTGGCCCGCCGGGTCACTCCCCGCGCGGTGCGTTACACCCCCGGCCTACTGGCCGAATTCCAGAACCGCCTCGCCGACGAGGGCGTCGAGCTGCGCTGGCCCGACATCGCCGGCTACTGA
- a CDS encoding LacI family DNA-binding transcriptional regulator produces MTGSRRRVTQHDIARMTGVSQATVSLVLNGRDDGNVRIAPETRERVLHAIRTTGYVADPVARRLAARHNRILGVFTYEPVFPTGTGDFYHPFLVGIEECAERLGCDLLLLTSAPVVAGGRRRIFHDDNRLRLADGCVLLGRSLDRDELTRLVTEGQPFVSVGRRDDAGGPVPYVGADYPTATATVVRRALAAGHTALAYLGQGAGPESHADRMRGFRAALDEAGHTLRHLPTTDRSPAELLDALLAAGVTAAVVEEYADGVAIAQLARERGLDIPGDLSILALGDPTRPASTDIDFTGFRIPRREMGWQSVEVLTGLLEADPETVPQRLVPCQPVDGATLAPPKATP; encoded by the coding sequence GTGACTGGTTCGCGCAGGCGAGTCACCCAGCACGACATCGCCCGGATGACCGGCGTCAGCCAGGCGACCGTCTCGCTGGTGCTCAACGGCCGCGACGACGGCAACGTCAGGATCGCCCCGGAAACCCGGGAGCGGGTCCTGCACGCCATCCGCACCACCGGTTACGTCGCCGACCCGGTCGCCCGCCGGCTCGCCGCACGGCACAACCGCATCCTCGGTGTGTTCACCTACGAGCCGGTCTTTCCGACCGGCACCGGCGACTTCTACCACCCGTTCCTGGTCGGCATCGAGGAGTGTGCCGAGCGGCTCGGCTGTGACCTGCTGCTGCTCACCAGCGCCCCGGTGGTGGCGGGCGGCCGGCGGCGGATCTTCCACGACGACAACCGGCTCCGCCTGGCCGACGGTTGCGTCCTGCTCGGTCGGTCGCTGGACCGTGACGAGCTGACCCGGCTGGTCACCGAGGGCCAGCCGTTCGTGTCGGTCGGCCGCCGCGACGACGCGGGCGGGCCGGTGCCGTACGTCGGCGCCGACTACCCGACCGCCACCGCCACCGTGGTACGCCGCGCGCTGGCCGCGGGTCACACCGCGCTCGCCTATCTGGGTCAGGGCGCCGGCCCCGAGTCGCACGCCGACCGGATGCGCGGCTTCCGGGCCGCGCTCGACGAGGCCGGACACACGCTGCGGCACCTGCCGACCACCGACCGCTCCCCCGCCGAACTACTCGACGCCCTGCTCGCGGCGGGCGTCACGGCGGCGGTGGTCGAGGAGTACGCCGACGGTGTGGCCATCGCCCAACTCGCCCGCGAACGGGGGCTGGACATCCCCGGTGATCTGTCCATCCTGGCGCTCGGCGACCCGACCCGACCGGCCAGCACCGACATCGACTTCACCGGCTTCCGCATCCCCCGCCGGGAAATGGGGTGGCAGTCCGTCGAGGTGTTGACCGGGCTGCTGGAGGCGGACCCGGAAACCGTGCCGCAGCGGCTGGTGCCCTGCCAGCCCGTCGACGGCGCCACCCTCGCGCCGCCGAAGGCGACCCCGTGA
- a CDS encoding low temperature requirement protein A: MLRRTEFFRGLGDSRSPRSATVLELLFDIVYVFALARLAGRVADDLTIVRHTLLSEAGQTVLFFTAMWMIWSLNALLASTYDPRRSDLQAVLLATMFGTLVLAVTLPQAFGQRGVVFACTYVIIQVGRPLFLAFALRGHPVHTFSLRVLTWHLASSVLWISGAISGGLGRGIFWTIALAIEMIGAATTYPLPRMGGRPLNSLGVTVSQEHLAERYNQFFMIALAEVVLEAGAAVSFPGFSTAGTITLVASFVAVVSFWRIYFYHVRSGRASTPSGEGVQLSRWASYSLLLIVGGIICTAVGFGQVIEDPHPPIDWALVAIIFGGPVLFLIGRSTLERASNTTPRCRVLYFGVLALVVVAPAMVLLPPVAVAALAAVILAAITVFDQRAHKRGSETNPTL, translated from the coding sequence GTGCTGAGGCGCACCGAGTTCTTTCGTGGGCTCGGGGACAGCAGGAGCCCTCGCTCGGCGACCGTCCTGGAACTGCTGTTCGACATCGTCTACGTCTTCGCGCTCGCCCGCCTCGCCGGGCGGGTCGCGGACGACCTCACCATCGTCCGGCACACGCTGCTGTCCGAGGCGGGCCAGACCGTCCTCTTCTTCACGGCGATGTGGATGATCTGGTCGCTCAACGCCCTGCTGGCGAGCACCTACGACCCCCGACGCTCCGATCTGCAGGCCGTCCTGCTGGCCACGATGTTCGGCACACTGGTGCTGGCTGTGACGTTGCCGCAGGCCTTCGGCCAACGCGGCGTCGTCTTCGCCTGCACCTACGTGATCATCCAGGTCGGCCGACCACTCTTCCTGGCGTTCGCCCTGCGGGGCCACCCGGTGCACACGTTCTCGCTCCGGGTGCTGACCTGGCACCTGGCGTCCAGCGTGCTCTGGATCAGCGGCGCCATCAGTGGTGGTCTCGGTCGAGGCATCTTCTGGACCATCGCCCTCGCCATCGAGATGATCGGCGCCGCCACCACCTACCCCCTTCCCCGCATGGGCGGGAGACCGCTCAACAGCCTGGGGGTCACCGTCTCGCAGGAGCATCTCGCCGAGCGGTACAACCAGTTCTTCATGATCGCTCTCGCCGAGGTGGTGCTCGAAGCCGGCGCCGCAGTCAGCTTCCCGGGCTTCTCGACCGCGGGAACCATCACCCTCGTCGCCTCGTTCGTGGCGGTCGTCTCGTTCTGGCGGATCTACTTCTACCACGTCAGGTCCGGCCGTGCGTCGACCCCGAGCGGCGAGGGGGTCCAGCTGTCCCGGTGGGCGAGCTACAGCCTGCTGTTGATCGTCGGTGGCATCATCTGCACCGCCGTCGGCTTCGGGCAGGTCATCGAGGATCCGCACCCGCCGATCGACTGGGCTCTGGTGGCCATCATCTTCGGCGGCCCGGTGCTGTTCCTGATCGGGCGCAGCACCCTGGAGCGGGCGAGCAACACCACGCCGCGGTGTCGGGTGCTGTACTTCGGCGTCCTGGCGCTGGTCGTGGTGGCCCCGGCGATGGTGCTGCTCCCGCCGGTCGCCGTGGCGGCCCTCGCGGCGGTGATCCTGGCCGCCATCACCGTGTTCGACCAGCGGGCACACAAGCGTGGGTCGGAGACCAACCCGACGCTGTGA